In the genome of Palaemon carinicauda isolate YSFRI2023 chromosome 15, ASM3689809v2, whole genome shotgun sequence, one region contains:
- the LOC137654082 gene encoding piggyBac transposable element-derived protein 3-like yields the protein MAITWFQMVINYVHFTDNATAEENTQDKGLKIRPLITVLQESLQKFVVFEENLSVDEMIVCYYGHNTLKQFMRRKPIRFGYKFWALCGVSGYCYNIDLYCGKGFANEENSDFLLCSKVVLNMLSVVDKPFSYNLFSDYAYLVPLRNF from the coding sequence ATGGCCATAACCTGGTTTCAAATGGTCATAAACTATGTTCATTTCACCGATAATGCTACTGCTGAAGAAAATACACAAGATAAAGGGCTCAAAATAAGGCCACTTATTACTGTGCTTCAAGAATCACTCCAAAAATTTGTAGTGTTTGAGGAAAATTTGTCAGTTGACGAAATGATTGTGTGCTATTATGGACATAACACTCTCAAGCAATTCATGCGGCGAAAACCAATTCGATTTGGGTATAAATTTTGGGCATTGTGTGGGGTGTCAGGATACTGCTACAATATTGATCTGTATTGTGGCAAAGGGTTTGCTAATGAAGAAAACAGTGATTTTTTGCTCTGTTCTAAGGTGGTGCTGAATATGCTCTCGGTTGTAGATAAACCATTCTCTTATAATTTGTTCTCTGACTATGCGTATCTGGTGCCTTTGAGGAATTTTTGA